A single region of the Triticum dicoccoides isolate Atlit2015 ecotype Zavitan chromosome 2B, WEW_v2.0, whole genome shotgun sequence genome encodes:
- the LOC119363175 gene encoding putative MO25-like protein At5g47540 produces MKGLFKSKPRTPADVVRQTRELLIYVDLHAGSRGADPKREEEKMAELSKNIRDLKCILYGNGEHEPVTEACVQLTQEFFRENTLRLLIMCVPKVNLETRKDSTQVVANLQRQQVNSRILASEYLEANKDLLDTLISGYEDTEVALHYGAMLRECIRHQSIARYVLESDHMKKFFDYIQIPNFDIASDASATFKELLTRHKATVAEFLSKNYDWFFAEFNSRLLSSSNYITKRQAIKLLGDMLLDRSNSAVMMRYVSSKDNLMILMNLLRDSSKNIQIESFHVFKLFAANKNKPAEVVNILVTNRSKLLRFFAGFKTDKEDEQFEADKEQVIKEISAL; encoded by the exons ATGAAGGGCCTCTTCAAGTCGAAGCCGCGGACGCCGGCCGACGTCGTGCGGCAGACGCGCGAGCTCCTCATCTACGTCGACCTCCACGCTGGCTCACGCGGCGCCGACCCCAAGCGAGAGGAGGAGAAG ATGGCAGAATTAAGCAAAAATATAAGGGATTTGAAGTGCATTCTGTATGGCAACGGCGAACATGAGCCTGTCACTGAAGCTTGCGTGCAATTGACCCAAGAATTCTTCAGAGAGAACACTTTACGATTATTAATTATGTGTGTTCCGAAAGTAAACCTGGAG ACAAGGAAAGATTCTACTCAAGTTGTTGCAAATTTGCAACGACAGCAAGTCAACTCAAGGATACTTGCGTCTGAATACCTTGAGGCAAATAAAGATCTTTTGGACACCTTAATTTCTGG GTACGAGGATACGGAGGTTGCTTTACATTATGGTGCAATGTTGAGGGAATGTATTCGCCATCAGAGTATTGCAAG GTATGTTCTAGAGTCTGATCACATGAAGAAGTTCTTTGACTATATTCAAATTCCAAATTTTGACATAGCATCAGATGCTTCTGCAACCTTCAAG GAACTTCTGACAAGGCATAAAGCAACGGTGGCGGAATTTCTTTCGAAGAACTATGACTGG TTCTTTGCAGAATTCAACTCTAGGCTGCTATCATCAAGCAACTACATAACAAAAAGGCAGGCTATCAAG CTGTTGGGAGACATGCTGCTTGATAGATCAAATTCTGCAGTCATGATGCGATATGTTAGTTCAAAAGATAATCTTATGATTCTGATGAATCTTTTAAGG GACTCGAGCAAAAATATTCAGATAGAATCTTTTCATGTGTTCAAG CTATTCGCTGCAAATAAAAACAAACCAGCTGAGGTTGTGAACATACTAGTCACAAATCGAAGCAAGCTTCTTCGATTTTTTGCCGGATTCAAAACTGACAAAG AGGATGAGCAGTTTGAGGCAGACAAGGAGCAGGTGATAAAGGAGATATCAGCACTGTAA